CTGGAAAAGTGACGAGAGCAATATAGCTGGAGCGCGCGAGGCGCGCTTTTTTTCGCTAAGAAGGTATGTTATGAACAGTCGAAAGACCTTCGCTTTGATCGATCTGTCTGCTTATAAGCAGAATCTTCTTTATTTGTCAAGGAAAGCATCTCCGGCGAAGCTGATGGTTGTTGTAAAAGCTGACGCCTACGGTCACGGCGCAGTCGAGTTATCGAGGGCCGCGCGGGATATCGGCATTGAGCGGCTAGCAGTTGCTTTTCTTGAAGAAGGCATCAAGATTCGAGAAGGTGGGGTCGATCTGCCGATTCTTGTACTGAACTATGTTGACAGAGACGAAATTCCTATCGCCGGGAAATTCGGCTTGACTCTGACTCTTTGCTCATTTGGTCAGCTTGAAGAAATCGTTGACCTCGAAGTGCCGCTCCCCGACTTTCATATTGTTGTAGACACAGGAATGAGGCGTCTCGGCATGGAGTGGGAGGACTCGTTGAGGTTATTTGAATCGGCCATCTCGAAGGGAATTAGAATCACGGGCGCATACACGCATTTTGCTACTGCAGATGAGAAAGAGAGTGATTTTGTGTCTGAGCAGCAAGATTCTTTTGACAGATTTTTGGCTGGTTTAGGGGAAATACCACTCGACGGCTTCGAAACTCACATATCCAACAGCGCCGGGACTATTTTTCTCGATAACTCGAGATACGACTGTGTGAGAGCGGGAATTGCTACCTATGGCCTGCAGCCCTCGATTATTGTTGATAATAACCTCATACCAATACTAGAGTGGAAGACTTGCATCTCCTATTTGAAGGAGATACATGCCGGTTATTCGGTTAGTTATGGCAGGACCTTCCTTGCCAACCGCGATATGCTGGTGGCAACCATTCCGGTTGGTTATGCCGATGGTTACAGCCGACTGCTATCAAACAAGGGTTATGTTATCATTGCGGGCAAGAGATGCAGGGTTCTAGGTAGGGTTTGCATGGATCAGTTTGTGGTCGATGTCTCTCATATAGAGAGAAAGATCTCCGTAGGAGATGAAGTGGTTATCATTGGTTCTCAGGAAGGGGAGAGAATCACAGCAGAGGAGATGGCGGATCTTTGCGGCACCATCAACTACGAGGTTGTCTGCTCGATCTCTTCAAGAGTTCCAAGGATCTATCGGAAAGGAGAAAATTGATGAAACTCCGCGATATTATTGGAAATGAGATTTTGAATCAGATAAATGCCGATCAGGATAAGAGCAACAAGGACGGCTTTCCCTTTGTTTCAGATCTGCGTCCGGGAAGTTCCGTTCTATCTGTCTACAAAGTGCATTCGAAGAGAATTCAGGAAGCTCGAGATGGGAAGAAGTTCTTGCTTCTCACTCTCTCAGATAAAACGGGTGCTATTAGGGCTATAGATTGGTTCAATGCTGAACAGAACGACAGTGCTTTGGAACAGGGAGCTGTTATTAGGGTTTCGGCTCGTGTAGTTGTTTATGAAGACAGGCAGCAGCTCAACCTTGATTCGGAAGGGATTCAGGTTCTCGGAATTGGACAGTATGATCCCGAAAGGTTTATGGCTGTAACAACTAAGGATATCCCTCAGATGTACGATGATCTTCTCAGTCTTATCAACAATATCAGCGAACAGCACATCAGGACTCTGCTTAAGGAAATGT
This sequence is a window from Mesotoga infera. Protein-coding genes within it:
- the alr gene encoding alanine racemase, which translates into the protein MNSRKTFALIDLSAYKQNLLYLSRKASPAKLMVVVKADAYGHGAVELSRAARDIGIERLAVAFLEEGIKIREGGVDLPILVLNYVDRDEIPIAGKFGLTLTLCSFGQLEEIVDLEVPLPDFHIVVDTGMRRLGMEWEDSLRLFESAISKGIRITGAYTHFATADEKESDFVSEQQDSFDRFLAGLGEIPLDGFETHISNSAGTIFLDNSRYDCVRAGIATYGLQPSIIVDNNLIPILEWKTCISYLKEIHAGYSVSYGRTFLANRDMLVATIPVGYADGYSRLLSNKGYVIIAGKRCRVLGRVCMDQFVVDVSHIERKISVGDEVVIIGSQEGERITAEEMADLCGTINYEVVCSISSRVPRIYRKGEN